The Acholeplasma laidlawii PG-8A DNA window TGAATCGTATATTTATTAATACGATTTGGTCCTAAACCTAAAATACCTCTGATACCACCTGTTCCAAAGCTTAATTCTTGGTAAAAAGATTCTTCTTTTTCTTTTTCATCCATGGAAAGTAGTGTTTGTTTTTCTTTTTCTGATAAGGCATTTCCATTTAACCAAATCTTATAATTATCTTGATATGTCATATTTCATATCCCCTATTACTTTATATTTTTCTTATAGATATTAAGTAATCCTTTTAATACAAGCTCTTTATCTTGCTTAATATCTAACCTAATGTGTTCTAAGATTAAACTAGATAGGCCACCAGTGATGATTACATCAAAATCTTCGCCTACCTCTTCTCTAATACGGCCAAACATACCTTCAATCATAACAATAGTCCCGTAGACAACACCTGATTGAATACAGTGAATCGTATTATTGCCTAAATATTTTTTAGGTACTTTAATATCCACTTCATGTAAGAGTGCAGTATTTCCATCTAGCGCATGAATCGATAGTTGAAGACCTGGTGCAATAATAACACCAGTTATCATTTGGTTTTTTACATAGATTAATTTGTTGGCAGTACCTAAGTCTATAATCAGTGTTGGATGTGGGTTATCTAAACCTGCAGCATTTGCGATTAAGTCTGCACCAACTTCTCTAGGGTTATCTGCTTTGACAAAAATACCAGTTTTTGTGCCTGGTTCAATAACGACTGGTTTTAGTTTTAAATATTTTTCAGTTAATGCAATTAAAGCTTGTGTAACAAGCGGTACGACTGAACCAATAATAACGCCAGTAATGACATTTGGATCAATAAAAGATTTTAATGTGACAAAATATTCATCCGGTGATTTATGGATATCGGTATTCATTCTAAATGTCTCATCAATGTTTGTACCATTGGATAAACCTGTATAAATACTAGTATTACCTACATCAAATAATATAATCATATTTTTTAACCTCTTATTATATTTTACCTTGTTTTTTCCATTTTATATAAAATGGATTGTTTTTACGTTCATTTCTTATTGTTGAAGCATCATCATGGCCAGGTTTAATGATGATATTGTCATTTAGATCATCAATAAGCTTTAATACACTGCGTTTTAAATCAAATAAGTTGCCACTATATAAATCATGTCTACCGACACTTTCTTTAAAAAGTGTATCACCTGTAAATATATATTTTTGATATAAAAACGAAACAGAACCTTTTGTATGTCCTGGTGTATGAAAAACAACCACCTCATGATCTGCCAGTGGAATTTTTACTTGATCTTCAATCGTTTGAATGTTTAGTTGTTTACGTACATATGGTCTTGGATTATCTTTTGAATACCCATTATATTTATCTTCG harbors:
- a CDS encoding type III pantothenate kinase, which encodes MIILFDVGNTSIYTGLSNGTNIDETFRMNTDIHKSPDEYFVTLKSFIDPNVITGVIIGSVVPLVTQALIALTEKYLKLKPVVIEPGTKTGIFVKADNPREVGADLIANAAGLDNPHPTLIIDLGTANKLIYVKNQMITGVIIAPGLQLSIHALDGNTALLHEVDIKVPKKYLGNNTIHCIQSGVVYGTIVMIEGMFGRIREEVGEDFDVIITGGLSSLILEHIRLDIKQDKELVLKGLLNIYKKNIK
- a CDS encoding MBL fold metallo-hydrolase, translating into MIYTFNGNESYAHAYMICRFGHCLLIDPNINYSEIESKLGDQILDGILLTHAHSDHTSLIHLFNVPIYVHSDDAALLFEDKYNGYSKDNPRPYVRKQLNIQTIEDQVKIPLADHEVVVFHTPGHTKGSVSFLYQKYIFTGDTLFKESVGRHDLYSGNLFDLKRSVLKLIDDLNDNIIIKPGHDDASTIRNERKNNPFYIKWKKQGKI